A part of Desulfomicrobium escambiense DSM 10707 genomic DNA contains:
- a CDS encoding GlxA family transcriptional regulator: MRVGILAYDSCLASGVHGFSDTLAVANLASGREVFETAVLSADGAPVRCFAGALLQADAALGDAGAGLRQWDIVYVPPAFGLTEPDAATVSWVGRAHASGAVACGACAGVFFLAEAGILRGRPATTHWGLAQVFAARYPDVALEPDRMLVDGGDYVCAGGVTAYFDLALHLVARHISPEAALSCARTLLLDPGRLRQTPYMSLLPLPSAGDEAVAVARRWIEDNHARPVRIGEVAAAAHLTGRTLLRRFRRAVGRTPAQYLQAVRIERAKRLLETGGESTGEISSMVGYADATAFFKAFRELTGLSPGAYRRRFGLSGGPE; the protein is encoded by the coding sequence ATGCGTGTGGGAATCCTGGCCTACGACTCCTGCCTCGCCTCGGGCGTGCACGGTTTTTCCGATACGCTGGCCGTGGCCAATCTGGCCTCTGGACGGGAGGTGTTCGAGACCGCCGTGCTGAGCGCCGACGGCGCCCCGGTGCGCTGTTTCGCCGGCGCCCTGCTGCAGGCGGACGCCGCCCTCGGCGACGCTGGGGCGGGTCTGCGGCAGTGGGACATCGTCTATGTCCCGCCGGCCTTCGGCCTGACGGAACCGGATGCGGCAACGGTTTCGTGGGTCGGCCGGGCGCACGCTTCCGGGGCCGTGGCCTGCGGTGCCTGCGCGGGCGTGTTCTTCCTGGCCGAGGCAGGCATACTCCGGGGGCGTCCGGCCACCACCCACTGGGGCTTGGCGCAGGTCTTCGCCGCCCGTTACCCCGACGTGGCCCTGGAGCCGGACCGCATGCTCGTGGACGGCGGTGACTACGTTTGCGCCGGCGGCGTGACGGCCTACTTCGATCTGGCCCTGCACCTCGTCGCCCGCCACATATCGCCGGAGGCGGCCTTGTCCTGCGCCAGGACGCTTCTTCTCGACCCCGGCAGGCTCCGTCAGACCCCGTACATGAGCCTGCTGCCCCTGCCTTCCGCCGGGGACGAGGCCGTGGCGGTGGCGCGGCGCTGGATCGAGGACAACCACGCCCGGCCCGTGAGGATCGGCGAAGTGGCTGCGGCCGCGCACCTGACCGGGCGGACCCTGCTGCGACGCTTCCGCAGGGCCGTGGGCCGCACCCCCGCCCAATATCTGCAGGCCGTGCGCATTGAGCGGGCCAAGCGCCTGCTGGAAACGGGCGGCGAGTCGACGGGCGAAATCTCGTCCATGGTGGGATATGCCGACGCCACGGCCTTTTTCAAGGCTTTCCGGGAACTCACGGGGCTCTCGCCGGGCGCGTACAGGCGGCGTTTCGGCCTGTCCGGCGGTCCGGAATGA
- a CDS encoding fatty acid--CoA ligase: MNPTQQLLIKNILQAPIQDDPNQEIVYAGTLRFTYAQFRERVARLAAALMAQGVGPGDTVAVMDYDSHRYLECYFAVPMIGAVLHTINIRLSPEQMVYTIGHAEDDVILVNSDFLPLLEQIRGRLDTVGKFILLTDDGDAPATSLPLAGEYEALLAASEPLADFPDFDENTRATTFYTTGTTGLPKGVFFSHRQLVLHTLGGLAALGTNATQGRFHREDVYMPITPMFHVHAWGIPYMATMLGVKQVYPGRYVPEALARLISVEKVTFSHCVPTILHMLLTDPKCAQYDLSAWRVVIGGAAMPKAVCAAALERGIDAFTGYGMSETCPILSLSHLSDTELQLDRETQIALRTRTGKALPMVRLRLVDDEGLEVPNDDKTPGALQVRTPWLTASYLKDESNSKRLWTDGWLNTGDVACRNAEGSLRITDRTKDVIKVGGEWVSSLEMEDIILQHPDVAEAAVIGRPDLRWGETPLALVVPKPGAAPQEKEIVQHVKGFVDRGVLPKEAVLLRARLVGAIARTSVGKTNKVAMRELYLKDIED; the protein is encoded by the coding sequence ATGAATCCGACTCAGCAGCTCCTCATCAAGAATATCCTCCAGGCCCCCATCCAGGACGATCCGAACCAGGAGATCGTCTACGCAGGAACTCTCCGCTTCACCTACGCGCAGTTCCGCGAGCGCGTGGCCCGTCTGGCCGCGGCCCTCATGGCCCAGGGCGTGGGTCCCGGCGACACCGTGGCCGTCATGGACTACGACAGCCACCGCTACCTGGAGTGCTACTTCGCCGTGCCCATGATCGGCGCGGTCCTGCACACCATCAACATCCGCCTCTCGCCGGAGCAGATGGTCTACACCATCGGACATGCCGAGGACGACGTCATCCTCGTCAATTCCGACTTCCTGCCCCTGCTGGAGCAGATTCGCGGTCGGCTCGACACTGTGGGGAAATTCATCCTGCTGACCGACGACGGGGACGCGCCCGCCACCTCCCTGCCCCTGGCCGGCGAGTACGAGGCGCTCCTGGCGGCAAGCGAACCCCTGGCCGACTTCCCGGACTTCGACGAGAACACCCGCGCCACGACCTTCTACACCACGGGCACCACGGGCCTGCCCAAGGGCGTCTTCTTCAGCCACCGCCAGCTCGTCCTGCACACCCTGGGCGGCCTCGCCGCCCTGGGCACCAACGCCACCCAGGGGCGCTTCCACCGCGAGGACGTGTACATGCCCATCACGCCCATGTTCCACGTCCACGCCTGGGGCATCCCCTACATGGCGACCATGCTCGGCGTGAAACAGGTCTATCCCGGCAGGTACGTACCCGAGGCGCTGGCCCGGCTCATCAGTGTCGAAAAAGTCACCTTCAGCCACTGCGTACCGACCATCCTGCACATGCTCCTGACGGACCCCAAGTGCGCGCAGTACGACCTGAGCGCCTGGCGCGTGGTCATCGGCGGCGCGGCCATGCCCAAAGCCGTCTGCGCCGCCGCTCTGGAGCGGGGCATCGACGCCTTCACGGGCTACGGCATGTCCGAGACCTGCCCCATCCTGAGCCTGTCCCATCTGTCGGACACCGAACTGCAGCTCGACCGCGAGACGCAAATCGCCCTGCGCACCCGCACGGGCAAGGCCCTGCCCATGGTGCGGCTGCGCCTGGTGGACGACGAGGGGCTGGAAGTCCCGAACGACGACAAGACGCCCGGCGCCCTGCAGGTCCGCACGCCCTGGCTGACGGCCTCCTACCTGAAGGACGAGAGCAACTCCAAGCGGCTGTGGACCGACGGCTGGCTGAACACCGGCGACGTGGCCTGCCGCAACGCCGAAGGCAGCCTGCGCATCACGGACCGCACCAAGGACGTCATCAAGGTCGGCGGCGAGTGGGTCAGTTCCCTGGAGATGGAGGACATCATCCTGCAGCACCCCGACGTGGCCGAGGCCGCAGTCATCGGACGGCCCGACCTGCGCTGGGGCGAGACGCCGCTGGCGCTGGTGGTTCCCAAGCCCGGCGCCGCCCCCCAGGAGAAGGAAATCGTCCAGCACGTCAAGGGTTTCGTGGACAGGGGCGTGCTGCCCAAGGAGGCGGTGCTGTTGCGGGCGCGCCTGGTGGGGGCCATCGCCCGCACCAGCGTGGGCAAGACCAACAAGGTGGCCATGCGCGAACTATACCTGAAGGACATCGAGGACTAG
- a CDS encoding ATP-binding protein, whose protein sequence is MLIRGARQTGKTTLVRDLIPEHISSEYVTLDNATALSAAQNDPAGFIAGIGKPVVIDEIQKAPVLLPAIKEHVDRDRTPGSFILTGSADIMAGLRVTDSLAGRMELFDLWPLSRAEIRGSNANLVDALFGPDLDWPAPTEADVMNAVLTGGYPEVLARSGERRRQAWFSAYVTTIVERDVRDISSIQDLTAMPRLLQLLASRTGQLLSYADISRGLTIPQTTLKRYMAILEATFLIRELPAWAVNIGKRVTKASKLLFSDTGLAAHLAGMNPDRLTHDRHAFGHLLENFVVCEIAKHATWSRSRVALNHFRSHAGQEVDLILEDPAGNIVGVEIKASASPTASDFKGLRLLAQSCPGKFLRGVVLHLGHDTVPFGENLHALPIAGM, encoded by the coding sequence GTGCTTATCCGTGGTGCACGTCAGACCGGTAAAACGACCCTGGTTCGGGACCTGATTCCGGAGCACATCTCGTCGGAATATGTCACCCTGGACAACGCCACGGCGCTCTCGGCGGCTCAGAACGACCCGGCCGGGTTCATCGCGGGGATCGGTAAACCGGTCGTCATCGATGAGATTCAGAAAGCGCCGGTACTCCTGCCCGCCATCAAGGAGCATGTGGACCGGGACCGCACTCCCGGCAGCTTCATCCTGACCGGCTCCGCAGACATCATGGCCGGCCTGCGCGTGACCGACTCCCTGGCGGGCCGCATGGAACTCTTCGACCTGTGGCCCCTGTCCCGGGCGGAAATCCGGGGGTCAAACGCCAACCTCGTGGACGCCCTGTTCGGCCCGGACCTGGACTGGCCCGCGCCGACCGAGGCCGATGTCATGAACGCCGTACTCACGGGCGGCTACCCCGAAGTGCTGGCCAGAAGCGGCGAACGGCGCAGGCAGGCCTGGTTTTCCGCGTACGTGACCACCATCGTGGAGCGCGACGTGCGCGACATCTCGAGCATCCAGGACCTGACCGCCATGCCCCGCCTGCTCCAGCTCCTGGCCTCGCGCACCGGCCAGCTCCTGTCCTACGCCGACATCTCGCGCGGCCTGACCATCCCCCAGACGACGCTCAAACGCTACATGGCCATCCTGGAGGCCACGTTCCTCATCCGCGAACTGCCGGCCTGGGCCGTGAACATCGGCAAGAGGGTCACCAAGGCCTCGAAGCTCCTCTTCTCGGACACGGGTCTGGCCGCCCATCTGGCCGGGATGAACCCCGACCGGCTGACGCACGACCGACATGCCTTCGGACACCTCCTTGAAAATTTCGTGGTCTGCGAGATCGCCAAGCACGCGACATGGTCCCGCAGCAGGGTCGCCCTGAACCATTTCCGGTCCCACGCCGGCCAGGAGGTTGACCTCATCCTGGAAGACCCGGCCGGCAACATCGTCGGGGTGGAAATCAAGGCCTCGGCCTCGCCCACGGCGTCCGACTTCAAAGGCCTGCGGCTCCTGGCCCAGTCCTGCCCCGGAAAATTTCTGCGGGGCGTCGTCCTGCACCTCGGCCACGACACCGTCCCATTCGGAGAAAACCTCCATGCCCTGCCCATTGCGGGCATGTAG
- a CDS encoding class I SAM-dependent methyltransferase: MSMYSKFAEWYDRIFPFSPGVYAFLNHHLGDRGGPVLDLGCGTGDYCAAFTRDGVRAVGVDLDPAMISQARTRGPETEFHVMDMAEFPTLGGPWNMIYSIGNTAAHLSRDRFWGCVENVAARLMPGGVWIVQVMNWDYVLGLPAFTFPAKVMDGAVFHRAYEDITPDGLTFRTGLDIEGRRVFDDQVRLHPLPSADIVAGHEARGFRLVEHVSDYAGSGFDPDVFSANIFVFTR; encoded by the coding sequence ATGTCCATGTATTCCAAGTTCGCCGAGTGGTACGACCGCATTTTTCCCTTCAGTCCGGGCGTCTACGCCTTTCTGAACCATCATCTCGGCGACCGGGGCGGGCCGGTGCTGGACCTGGGTTGCGGCACGGGCGACTACTGCGCGGCCTTCACCCGCGACGGAGTCCGGGCCGTGGGCGTGGACCTCGATCCGGCCATGATCTCCCAAGCCAGGACGCGCGGGCCCGAGACCGAGTTCCATGTCATGGACATGGCGGAGTTCCCGACCCTCGGCGGGCCCTGGAACATGATCTACTCCATCGGCAACACGGCCGCCCACCTGTCCCGCGACAGGTTCTGGGGGTGCGTCGAGAACGTGGCCGCGAGGCTTATGCCCGGCGGCGTCTGGATCGTGCAGGTCATGAACTGGGATTACGTCCTGGGCCTGCCCGCCTTCACCTTCCCGGCCAAGGTCATGGACGGGGCGGTCTTTCACCGCGCCTACGAGGACATCACGCCCGACGGCCTGACCTTCCGCACGGGCCTGGACATCGAGGGCAGGCGGGTCTTCGACGACCAGGTGCGCCTGCATCCCCTGCCGTCGGCCGACATCGTCGCCGGCCACGAGGCGCGCGGCTTCCGCCTGGTCGAGCACGTCTCGGACTACGCCGGCAGTGGGTTCGACCCGGACGTGTTCTCTGCCAACATCTTCGTTTTCACCAGATAA
- a CDS encoding Crp/Fnr family transcriptional regulator encodes MDFMTIMGQSTLFRGLPEDELRRLEGIGELREFDKGDMLFQEGREGVGFYVVASGQVKVFKMSFDGREQILHILGPGDPVGEVPVFAGMTYPANAQAMGKAGLYFFPRKKLIELYRESPSLAMNMLAVLSRRLREFTVLIENLSLKEIPQRLATYLVHQQSLKPVSVRVKLNVTKGVLSNILGTSQETLSRVLGKLSQEGFIEVQGKEISILDMERLKSLAEGEMRL; translated from the coding sequence ATGGATTTCATGACGATCATGGGGCAGAGCACGCTCTTCAGGGGTCTGCCCGAGGATGAGCTGCGGCGGCTGGAAGGCATCGGCGAGCTGCGCGAGTTCGACAAGGGCGACATGCTCTTCCAGGAGGGCAGGGAGGGCGTCGGCTTCTATGTCGTGGCCAGTGGGCAGGTGAAGGTCTTCAAGATGTCATTCGACGGTCGCGAACAGATCCTGCACATCCTTGGCCCCGGCGACCCCGTGGGCGAGGTGCCCGTCTTCGCCGGGATGACCTATCCGGCCAACGCCCAGGCCATGGGCAAGGCCGGACTCTACTTTTTCCCGCGCAAAAAGCTCATCGAACTCTACCGCGAGAGCCCGTCCCTGGCCATGAACATGCTGGCCGTGCTGTCCAGGCGCCTGCGGGAATTCACGGTCCTCATCGAGAACCTGTCTTTAAAGGAGATCCCCCAGCGCCTGGCTACCTACCTCGTCCACCAGCAGTCCCTGAAGCCCGTCTCGGTCCGGGTCAAGCTGAACGTGACCAAGGGCGTGCTGTCGAACATCCTAGGCACGTCCCAGGAGACCCTCTCGCGCGTGCTCGGGAAGCTCAGCCAGGAGGGCTTTATCGAGGTCCAGGGCAAGGAGATCAGCATCCTGGACATGGAGCGGCTCAAGAGCCTGGCCGAGGGAGAGATGCGGCTGTAG
- a CDS encoding ABC transporter permease, with protein MHEFALVLAGILLAGAPLVLATLGETITEKAGVINLSLDGTMLLSAMAAFALASATGSPWTGALGGMAVGAAAAAILGLTNIYLGQSQLAVGFILTLLCRDLAYFLGHSYSRQPGPTFGLWGIPGLSETPVLDALLGRQSPVVALSLAAIVLCWWWMYKTVGGMRLRAVGESPRAAFGRGIRVRLTRLAACLIGGALVGLAGAAYSLAVKPGWGRPQGCEGAGWIALAIVIFGGWHPVRAAIGAYFFAALQVSGIYLQELFPSVPAQVFQVAPFPMMIVTLLAVNIGRVSIVQDFMRRYPFLKRFSGSWPITSPAALGQDFDPKKGL; from the coding sequence ATGCACGAGTTCGCCCTCGTCCTGGCCGGGATACTCCTGGCCGGCGCCCCGCTGGTCCTGGCGACCCTGGGCGAGACCATCACCGAGAAGGCCGGGGTCATCAACCTGTCCCTGGACGGCACCATGCTGCTCTCGGCCATGGCGGCCTTCGCCCTGGCATCGGCCACGGGCAGCCCCTGGACGGGCGCCCTGGGCGGCATGGCCGTGGGCGCGGCCGCGGCCGCCATCCTGGGCCTGACGAACATCTATCTCGGGCAGTCACAACTGGCCGTGGGCTTCATCCTGACCCTGCTGTGCCGCGACCTGGCCTATTTCCTGGGGCATTCCTACTCCCGCCAGCCCGGTCCGACCTTCGGCCTCTGGGGCATCCCCGGCCTGTCGGAGACGCCCGTGCTGGACGCCCTGCTCGGGCGGCAGTCGCCGGTGGTGGCCCTGAGCCTGGCGGCCATCGTGCTGTGCTGGTGGTGGATGTACAAGACGGTCGGCGGCATGCGCCTGCGGGCCGTGGGCGAATCGCCGCGGGCAGCCTTCGGCCGCGGCATCCGCGTGCGGCTGACCCGGCTCGCGGCCTGTCTGATCGGCGGGGCATTGGTCGGCTTGGCGGGAGCGGCCTATTCCCTGGCCGTGAAACCGGGCTGGGGGCGGCCCCAGGGCTGCGAAGGCGCGGGCTGGATCGCACTGGCCATCGTCATCTTCGGCGGCTGGCACCCGGTGCGGGCGGCCATCGGCGCCTATTTCTTCGCGGCACTGCAGGTTTCGGGCATCTACCTGCAGGAGCTCTTCCCATCGGTCCCGGCCCAGGTCTTCCAGGTGGCGCCCTTCCCGATGATGATCGTCACGCTCCTGGCCGTGAACATCGGCCGCGTGTCCATCGTGCAGGACTTCATGCGCCGCTACCCGTTCCTGAAACGCTTCTCGGGCAGCTGGCCCATCACGTCGCCTGCCGCGTTGGGCCAGGATTTTGACCCGAAGAAGGGGCTGTAA
- a CDS encoding ABC transporter permease, which translates to MQRSVWMEQILWLLAALALALVLTVLVALPSGAPPLETLRILVLGGLGSMSKFGQVLTVFVPLMLCSAGLLVPFTARLWNIGIEGQVVLGAVFCTGALMPVDQGGPAHIAMALAAGMLGGALWALLAGLLKTWGRVHEIFSGLGLNFVAMGLTIWLIFGPWKRPGVASMSGTETLDAGLWLDRIGGLAASWTALGLACAAICLVAVLLTRTQWGLGLKAVGQNPKAARLFDLSPRRRMLQAFALCGALGGLAGAVQVLGVYHRLLPSISSGYGYTALLVGMMASFRILPVPFICLFFAVLNVGSIQLPLQLNLDSSLSGVIQGFMVLSVFVTQGLRAWLIRRREGC; encoded by the coding sequence ATGCAGCGTAGCGTCTGGATGGAACAGATCCTGTGGCTGCTGGCCGCCCTGGCCCTGGCCCTGGTCCTGACGGTCCTCGTGGCCCTGCCTTCGGGCGCGCCCCCCCTTGAAACCCTGCGCATCCTCGTGCTGGGCGGTCTGGGCTCCATGTCGAAGTTCGGCCAGGTGCTGACGGTCTTCGTGCCGCTCATGCTCTGCTCGGCCGGTCTGCTCGTGCCCTTCACGGCCCGGTTGTGGAACATCGGCATCGAGGGCCAGGTCGTGCTCGGGGCCGTCTTCTGCACGGGAGCGCTCATGCCCGTGGACCAGGGCGGGCCCGCGCACATCGCCATGGCCCTGGCGGCCGGCATGCTCGGCGGGGCGCTGTGGGCGCTGCTGGCCGGACTGCTGAAGACATGGGGGCGGGTGCACGAGATCTTTTCGGGTCTGGGCCTCAACTTCGTGGCCATGGGCCTGACCATCTGGCTCATCTTCGGACCCTGGAAACGCCCCGGAGTGGCCTCCATGAGCGGCACCGAGACCCTGGACGCCGGCCTGTGGCTGGACCGCATCGGCGGCCTGGCCGCCAGCTGGACGGCACTTGGCCTGGCCTGCGCGGCCATCTGCCTCGTGGCCGTACTGCTGACGCGCACCCAATGGGGCCTGGGGCTCAAGGCCGTCGGGCAGAACCCCAAGGCAGCCCGCCTCTTCGACCTGAGCCCCAGACGGCGCATGCTGCAGGCTTTCGCCCTGTGCGGCGCCCTGGGCGGCCTGGCCGGGGCCGTGCAGGTCCTGGGCGTCTACCACCGCCTGCTGCCGAGCATCTCCTCGGGCTACGGCTACACGGCCCTGCTGGTGGGCATGATGGCGTCCTTCCGCATCCTGCCCGTGCCCTTCATCTGCCTCTTCTTCGCCGTCCTGAACGTGGGCTCCATCCAGCTGCCCCTGCAGCTGAACCTGGACTCCTCCTTAAGCGGCGTCATCCAGGGCTTCATGGTCCTGTCCGTGTTCGTGACCCAGGGCCTGCGCGCCTGGCTCATCCGCCGCAGGGAGGGATGCTGA
- a CDS encoding ATP-binding cassette domain-containing protein, with product MIVLTDIGKQYGRVRANDSISLTLEPGRIYALVGENGAGKSTLMRILAGHTVPDAGTITVRGRSHARLTPALAASLGVGMLYQDPLDFPALPVWENFRLGGTARTRDQVIDKLGELSNHLGVCFLPGEAISSLTVGERQLLELLRLLDLGATTLILDEPTTGITPEQKRSLFGLLTRLAREEDHTVVLVTHKLSEALEMADAIFVMRQGRLVSTLETPCGEDELVRLMFGEAVDRAGDVPPVSAPQTRRMVLDRAVFAGPKYHLGPLGVSAAPGEMIGLAGLDGSGQELFLRGLCGLDRLAEGALELDGRRFERNDFKALHKAGVHFVPADRMSQALFPDLSIREHILLAFPDQAARLEDFRREQCEGRFNLRAHPDTPAKSLSGGNQQRLLLSLIPDGAPLLLMEHPTRGLDAGSSLQVWEHLRERCRDGATIFFFSPDLDEVIEHSHRVLVFFDRMLVADVPRSAATVETLGALMAGKNLESWHAA from the coding sequence ATGATCGTCCTCACCGACATCGGCAAACAGTACGGCCGGGTCCGGGCCAACGATTCCATCAGCCTGACCCTGGAACCCGGCCGCATCTACGCCCTGGTGGGAGAAAACGGGGCCGGTAAGAGCACGCTCATGCGCATCCTTGCCGGCCACACCGTGCCCGACGCCGGGACCATCACCGTGCGCGGCCGGTCCCACGCCAGGCTGACCCCGGCCCTGGCCGCCAGCCTGGGCGTGGGCATGCTCTACCAGGACCCTCTCGACTTCCCCGCCCTGCCCGTCTGGGAGAATTTCAGACTGGGCGGGACGGCCCGCACCAGGGACCAGGTGATCGACAAGCTGGGCGAGCTGTCCAACCACCTGGGCGTCTGCTTCCTGCCGGGCGAAGCCATCTCATCCCTGACCGTGGGCGAGCGCCAGCTGCTGGAACTCCTGCGCCTGCTGGACCTCGGCGCCACGACGCTCATCCTCGACGAACCCACCACCGGCATCACCCCCGAGCAGAAGCGCAGCCTCTTCGGCCTCCTGACCCGCCTGGCGCGGGAGGAGGACCACACGGTGGTGCTCGTGACCCACAAGCTCTCCGAAGCCCTGGAGATGGCCGACGCCATCTTCGTCATGCGCCAAGGCCGCCTCGTGTCCACGTTGGAAACGCCCTGCGGAGAGGACGAGCTGGTGCGCCTCATGTTCGGCGAGGCCGTGGACCGGGCCGGGGACGTCCCGCCCGTGTCCGCCCCGCAGACGCGCCGCATGGTCCTGGACCGGGCCGTCTTCGCCGGGCCGAAGTACCATCTGGGCCCCCTGGGCGTCTCTGCGGCCCCCGGCGAGATGATCGGCCTGGCCGGCCTCGACGGCAGCGGGCAGGAACTCTTCCTGCGCGGCCTGTGCGGCCTGGACCGCCTGGCCGAGGGCGCACTCGAGCTCGACGGCCGCCGGTTCGAGCGCAACGACTTCAAGGCGCTGCACAAAGCCGGCGTGCATTTCGTGCCGGCCGACCGCATGAGCCAGGCCCTCTTCCCGGACCTGTCCATCCGCGAGCACATTCTCCTGGCCTTCCCGGACCAGGCCGCGCGCCTGGAGGATTTCCGCCGGGAACAGTGCGAAGGCCGCTTCAACCTGCGCGCCCACCCCGACACCCCGGCCAAGTCCCTCTCCGGCGGCAACCAGCAGCGCCTGCTCCTGTCTCTGATCCCCGACGGAGCCCCGCTCCTGCTCATGGAACACCCCACGCGCGGCCTGGACGCGGGCTCGTCCCTGCAGGTCTGGGAACACCTGCGCGAACGCTGCCGGGACGGCGCGACGATCTTCTTCTTTTCCCCGGACCTGGATGAGGTCATCGAGCACAGCCACCGGGTCCTGGTCTTCTTCGACCGCATGCTCGTGGCCGACGTTCCCCGTTCGGCCGCGACCGTCGAAACCCTCGGCGCGCTGATGGCCGGCAAAAACCTGGAGTCCTGGCATGCAGCGTAG
- a CDS encoding BMP family lipoprotein: MKRFLVSLGLSALLLCPSMAMAKDLTIGLILVGPYNDKGYSQAQYEGGKYVEEKLPGAKLIYLDKVNPADRPGLTIPQVVDDLIEKGADLIIAGSDDMKDGIREAASLHPDKTFIHASGDDVLTGKAPANLGNLFGRMEYGKMMAGFSAALTSKTGKIAYLGPLINEETRRLAASAFLGARYAWTKVLGKKAEDLQFKVSWIGFWFNIPGVTTDPTQVATSFFDGGYDVVISGIDTPEAVTVARQKRDQGRDAWAIPYDYAKACEGQGPTCIGVPYFNWGPDFLRQAKAVQGGTWKQDFEWVTPHWADINDHDASIVGFKAGEGLSAENKARLDAFVADLGAKKVSLFKGPLNFQDGSVFLKDGQEASDEQVWSLPQLLQGMEGQSSAK; the protein is encoded by the coding sequence ATGAAGCGTTTTCTGGTTTCCCTGGGGCTTTCGGCCCTGCTTCTGTGTCCGTCCATGGCCATGGCCAAGGACCTGACCATCGGCCTCATCCTGGTCGGCCCCTACAACGACAAGGGGTACAGCCAGGCCCAGTACGAGGGCGGCAAGTACGTCGAGGAGAAGCTCCCCGGCGCCAAGCTCATATACCTGGACAAGGTCAACCCGGCCGACCGTCCCGGCCTGACCATCCCGCAGGTCGTCGACGACCTGATCGAGAAGGGCGCGGACCTGATCATCGCCGGGTCCGACGACATGAAGGACGGCATCCGCGAGGCCGCCAGCCTGCATCCGGACAAGACCTTCATCCACGCCTCGGGCGACGACGTCCTGACCGGCAAGGCCCCGGCCAATCTGGGCAACCTTTTCGGGCGCATGGAGTACGGCAAGATGATGGCCGGCTTCTCCGCCGCCCTGACCTCCAAGACGGGCAAGATCGCCTACCTGGGCCCGCTGATCAACGAGGAAACCCGCCGCCTGGCCGCCTCCGCCTTCCTGGGCGCCCGCTACGCCTGGACAAAGGTGCTCGGCAAGAAGGCCGAAGACCTGCAGTTCAAGGTCAGCTGGATCGGCTTCTGGTTCAACATCCCCGGCGTGACCACGGACCCGACCCAGGTCGCCACGTCCTTCTTCGACGGCGGCTACGACGTGGTCATCTCCGGCATCGACACCCCCGAGGCCGTGACCGTGGCCCGTCAGAAGCGCGACCAGGGCCGCGACGCCTGGGCCATCCCCTACGACTACGCCAAGGCCTGCGAAGGCCAGGGCCCGACCTGCATCGGCGTGCCCTACTTCAACTGGGGCCCGGACTTCCTGCGCCAGGCCAAGGCCGTGCAGGGCGGCACGTGGAAGCAGGATTTCGAATGGGTCACCCCGCACTGGGCCGACATCAACGACCACGACGCCTCCATTGTCGGCTTCAAGGCCGGCGAAGGCCTGAGCGCCGAGAACAAGGCCAGGCTCGACGCCTTCGTCGCCGACCTCGGCGCCAAGAAGGTCAGCCTGTTCAAGGGCCCCCTCAACTTCCAGGACGGCTCCGTCTTCCTGAAGGACGGCCAGGAGGCCTCGGACGAGCAGGTCTGGTCCCTGCCGCAGCTGCTGCAGGGCATGGAAGGCCAGTCCAGCGCCAAGTAA
- a CDS encoding cobalamin B12-binding domain-containing protein has translation MTVGNTTDIEKLKETLFSLMLDAEREGAVAMLLGFAHERGFQAAVNDLLEPVLQRVGEDWSRERISLAQGYVAGKIAEDVLLAAVSSHGDLRLDVKGPVVLGNVEDDYHSLGRKMVAVFLRAAGWKVVDLGNDVSPAAFVDAALEHGARVIGVSAMMLTTAENIRAVRAELDARGLSGRIRLAVGGAVFKLRPELVREVGGDGTAASAIQAPALFDRLWAGGPEGEGT, from the coding sequence ATGACAGTTGGAAATACGACCGATATCGAGAAGCTCAAGGAGACCCTGTTCTCTCTCATGCTCGACGCCGAGCGCGAGGGGGCCGTGGCGATGCTGCTCGGGTTCGCCCATGAGCGGGGATTCCAGGCGGCCGTCAACGACCTGCTGGAGCCGGTGCTGCAGCGCGTTGGCGAAGACTGGAGCCGGGAGCGCATTTCCCTGGCCCAGGGCTACGTGGCCGGCAAGATCGCCGAGGACGTCCTGCTGGCCGCGGTCTCGTCCCACGGAGATCTGCGGCTCGACGTCAAGGGGCCCGTGGTCCTCGGCAATGTCGAGGACGACTATCACTCCTTGGGCCGCAAGATGGTGGCCGTCTTTCTGCGCGCCGCCGGATGGAAGGTCGTCGACCTGGGCAACGACGTGTCGCCTGCGGCCTTTGTCGACGCGGCCCTCGAACACGGGGCGCGGGTCATCGGCGTTTCGGCCATGATGCTGACCACGGCCGAGAACATCCGGGCCGTACGGGCGGAACTCGATGCCCGGGGCCTGTCGGGACGCATCCGCCTGGCCGTGGGCGGGGCCGTCTTCAAGCTGCGGCCCGAGCTCGTGCGGGAGGTCGGCGGCGACGGCACCGCGGCCAGCGCCATCCAGGCCCCGGCGCTCTTCGATCGGCTTTGGGCCGGCGGGCCCGAAGGGGAGGGGACATGA